The genomic window atttttgtttcttttggacATTTTTTGCCTACTGGAACTTTGCATTCCTTAAACTGTGCTTCCGCTTTTCCCCTTCTCATTATTGTATGctctttttattttgtctttttttgttgttgtatTAAGAAGTTATTGTctctatttatttatcatataagTAGAATTTATTGTGGGGCACTCCCTTGCCCCTTTGGTTCTCTAATAAGAAAATGGGTTCTCATATTTATATTTCAGCTTGAAGTTGACAAAGGaagatatattttcttttctctccatGCTATTAGAATACCCTATTTTGGGTTTAAATGCTGGAATATATTCTTCTTACTCATTGATGAACCTAAATAAAGTATTTTGATATCGAGTGCCATATCTTGGGCTTCTATACTCAGATTTTATGAGTATCTCATgttctctctccctccctcacACACACATGTGGCTAAAGGCCTTATTGCATGGTCATACACAATGGGTTCATAGGCCCCAGAATGTGGACATGGCAATAGGGTAGGGCTGGGAGACAGAAGTTTGGGTCGTGTGGACCCAAAGGAGTATGATCACTATCCAATCTGCACAAAGATTATGCTGCCTATAGGTATGGGTTAGGGAGCATAACCAATCTGTAGAAATGATACTTTGTATGTCTTTTATCAGGTTCAAGAGGGAATAGAGCTTAGAGTCATCTTTTTGATTTATCTTAGTGGCATATCCTGATTCTTTGAGCAATGTCTCTGAAGCTATTTGCCCAGGCGAGTGTTGCACCCTCTATGGATGCCCAACCCTCATCTTGATCATTGTCACAACCACCAATGTTATAGGCCATCTCCCATTCTCATCTCTGATCAAACAACCAGCCCCAGCCAAACTGGGTTCCCTTCGCACATCCATTAACAATCTAACTCAGTCCAAAATGGAGAATTTCCTAGTAATAAATCTTCTATTATAGTACTACTAAAATACCATTTTCATGTTCAGTGTTTGTTAAGAGACTGGAATGTTCTATATAGCGGGTTGCCTGTAATTTTCTGTTGTTCTCTTTCCATGATGTGGAACTTACCATACTCCTTCTCATCTCAGTGACAAGCTCCTCAGTTTGGTTCAACTTGCCTGCAGCTGCTTCCTTAATTATCATCATCAGGTATTTGTCTCTAGATTTTGAGATGAGAAGGAAAGCAGCAGCATACAATAGCAAACCATCCTCAGCAAATACTGTGTCTCAAAAGAAATCTCCTGAAGGTCCTAAAATTATTGAGAAGTTTGACTGGAGGAGGAAGGTTAATTCCTCTGTTGTTGAGGATGCAATTGATCAGTTCACCAGACATCTGGTTTCTGAGTGGGTGACTGATCTCTGGTACTCTCGCATAACGCCTGATAAAGAGGGCCCAGAGGAGCTGGTGCAGATCATGAATGGAGTTCTTGGAGAAATTTCATCTCGCGCAAGGAATGTAAATCTCATCGATCTTTTAACAAGGTTTTAGTTCCAAAGACATCTCATTTTGATCTAATTTCGAGTTGTTTTTGTCTGAAAGTGTATTTACTGGAAAAAGCTTCTTTTTGGATTGAAGCAGGGATCTTATCAATCTCATTTGCACCCACTTGGAGCTTTTCCGTGCAATTCAAGGAAAGATTGTGAAGAAACAGTTGGGATCATTATCTATTGCTGACCGAGATAAGGAACTAAAACTTGTCCTGGCCGCAGAAAACAAATTGCACCCTGCACTATTTTCTGCTGAGGCTGAGCACAAGGTTGTCTACTCTATTTTGTGTCCTCCAGATTATGCTAAGTCAGTCAGTCTATAGATCTCACCTCAAGGGTGAAGGTATTTCTTAGGAATTCTTCCACTCTCTGAATTGTGGTGATCATACTTTTTGTTCAATTTTCTGGCAGGTTTTGCAGCATTTGATGGATGGTCTCATTGTTTTTACTTTCAAGCCTGAAGATCTGCAATGCTCTTTCTTCCGTTATACTGTCAGGGAGCTTCTTGCTTGTGCTGTGATTCGACCAGTCTTAAACTTGGCTAATCCAAGGTAACCGTTCCTGTTGTTCTgcttttgtaaaattttattatgttgttggtattctcatttttcttcaatttctatGACAGGTTTATTAATGAAAGAATTGAATCTTTAGTTATTTCAGCAGCCAAGGCTAATAAAGGAGGTACTACAGCTCAAGAGGCATCCCAGCCTAAACCAAATGGGTCGTCAAGGATCTCATCTGATCATTTTTCTCGATTTCTAGATCCTTCTGTTACAGGTGTTGAACTCGTGCAGTTGAAAAATGATCAATCTAGAACTGCTGCAGATAAGAGCGGGAAGGACAATGTGAATGGAACGCATCTTTCAAAGGACCCATTGCTTTCGATTGATGCTCGATCCACTCGTTCATGGGGTTCTTTGCCTTCTGGTCCCCTAACTGGTGATGGAAGAGGTATTCAACATCACCGCACTGGAGGTGAATGGGGTGATATGTTAGATATAGTTTCTCGCAGAAAGACTCAAGTTCTTGCTccagaaaattttgaaaatatgtggacAAAAGGGAGAAACTACAAAAAGAAGGAAGATCGATTAACCGAGCAAGCCACTCAAAGTTCTTTGGCAGGGAAAACTGATGCTGTGAATAACTCAAAGGGGATACATAACCCCAAAGAAAAGGATGGTATAAGCAAGGTTAATTCTCCCCAGAGCAGTGGTATCATGTCTGGATGTAATGATCAGTCAACAACAAAAAATTTGTTCCCTCGTGCTGACCTGAATATATCAACTCACTCTTCAGATACTCTATatcaagaagatgatgataatgcTCTCATGCGCTTGGAGGAGGTTGAAACCGGGAGCAGTAGTTCCTATACTACTGAAGATGAAGAAACCAACGCTGTGACTGGTCTTGATTCCCCTGTCACCAAGGTTTGGGATGGAAGAAGCAACAGAAATCTCGCGGTTTCTCACATTCGTCATCCACTAGAAAGTTCTGAAGGCCATATGGGAAAAAAGACTAATAAAGGCCATGTTCGTTATCAAACAGTACCTAGAAACCACACTGGCAGGAAAAGGTCTAGATTAAGTAGTCAAAAGGTGCATGTCTGGCAAGAGGTTGAGAGAACAAGCTTCTTGTCCGGAGATGGACAGGATATACTAAATTCTTCTAAAGGACATGAAAAGTCTGAGGATTCTAGTGATGATTCTGAGACAGAACTGTTGGGAAGAGTTAATAGTGGAGCAGCTGCTTCTTCATCTGCACCTTCTATTTCTAAATCTGAAAGCCGTAGTTTTTCTGTTAATACCCTGCAAAATTCATTATTGGCAGATTCTTTTTTGAAGTTGAGATGTGAGGTAGACATATGGCTCAGTTTTTGTATTTGTTTCAGCATGGTTAATTTGTTTCTGTATCCTGCTATCATCTGAAGTCCATAACCTTGTTTCTTTTTGCAGGTTTTGGGAGCTAATATTGTGAAAAGTGGCTCTAGAACATTTGCTGTTTATTCAATTTCTGTTACcgatataaataataatagctGGTCCATCAAAAGAAGGTGCCAGGGATAGTGCTGTACACTTTCtggttttttttgttgatggatatgttctttaattttcattcatacAGGGCTTCTTCAGTTTATTCTCTTATAGTTCATACTTCTTCTTTCATTGTACATTGCTATGGCTTCTATAACTGCACTCTGTTGCTGTTTCATTTATAGGTTCCGACATTTTGAAGAACTGCATCGGCGTCTCAAAGAATTTCCAGAGTATAATCTTCATTTGCCACCAAAGCATTTTCTGTCAACAGGTTTAGACATGCTTGTCATTCAAGAACGGTGTAACTTGCTGGACATATATTTAAAGGTCCTATGCTAAATATACTCCtttcttctgtttcttttccttatttttttgttttatttatattggagcttaagcttttaggaaaattgaatGTCccacatggtatcaaagctctAAATTAGCTAGAGGTCCCTGGTCCAAGTCATCCccatttatttatctaataCTGTGATCACAAAAATGTGATTTGTTTGCTGCTAATGGTTGTTGTGTATGTGGGTAGGAAATCCAATTACATATGTAGGAAATTCAACATTTTCTGATCAGAATCTCTGAagggtgtgtgtgtgttttctgGCTTGTGTTAACCAttgtcttttttattctttaatttttattttatggattcGAGACGAGTGCTTGTTCCATGACTGGTAGCATTTCCT from Vitis vinifera cultivar Pinot Noir 40024 chromosome 9, ASM3070453v1 includes these protein-coding regions:
- the LOC100243006 gene encoding uncharacterized protein LOC100243006; amino-acid sequence: MSAAKPAVPVRDLVEEAKKRFVFLAICVVGLSYLMSLTSSSVWFNLPAAASLIIIIRYLSLDFEMRRKAAAYNSKPSSANTVSQKKSPEGPKIIEKFDWRRKVNSSVVEDAIDQFTRHLVSEWVTDLWYSRITPDKEGPEELVQIMNGVLGEISSRARNVNLIDLLTRDLINLICTHLELFRAIQGKIVKKQLGSLSIADRDKELKLVLAAENKLHPALFSAEAEHKVLQHLMDGLIVFTFKPEDLQCSFFRYTVRELLACAVIRPVLNLANPRFINERIESLVISAAKANKGGTTAQEASQPKPNGSSRISSDHFSRFLDPSVTGVELVQLKNDQSRTAADKSGKDNVNGTHLSKDPLLSIDARSTRSWGSLPSGPLTGDGRGIQHHRTGGEWGDMLDIVSRRKTQVLAPENFENMWTKGRNYKKKEDRLTEQATQSSLAGKTDAVNNSKGIHNPKEKDGISKVNSPQSSGIMSGCNDQSTTKNLFPRADLNISTHSSDTLYQEDDDNALMRLEEVETGSSSSYTTEDEETNAVTGLDSPVTKVWDGRSNRNLAVSHIRHPLESSEGHMGKKTNKGHVRYQTVPRNHTGRKRSRLSSQKVHVWQEVERTSFLSGDGQDILNSSKGHEKSEDSSDDSETELLGRVNSGAAASSSAPSISKSESRSFSVNTLQNSLLADSFLKLRCEVLGANIVKSGSRTFAVYSISVTDINNNSWSIKRRFRHFEELHRRLKEFPEYNLHLPPKHFLSTGLDMLVIQERCNLLDIYLKKLLQLPTISGSIEVWDFLSVDSQTYIFSNSISIIETLSVDLHCKPAENSNKVLSFVGPLVNPLPSRRAHLGTESKEPPLQTKHNHLVDQGRLTEKGPTYSLVEKPVKECGKPFDDSGSDSDSRVQKNASSMGNLGKKVKGREGDGLLETSEVLSDAENDPSLPTEWVPPSLSVPILDLVDVIFQLQDGGWIRRKAFWVAKQVLQLGMGDAFDDWLIEKIQLLRKGSVIASGIKRVEKILWPDGIFLTKHPKRRRPSVPISPSQMSPHGQQPAQMSSPKMEDLQKLQEKEHNLVLDELQQQEADRRAKLVYELMIDNPPSAIVGLVGRKEYEQCAKDLYFFLQSSVCLKMLAFDLLELLVLSAFPELDDIFKQLFEERQKFGEFKAN